Proteins encoded within one genomic window of Fragaria vesca subsp. vesca linkage group LG1, FraVesHawaii_1.0, whole genome shotgun sequence:
- the LOC101294592 gene encoding L-ascorbate oxidase homolog — protein sequence MGLYTSVCCVLLVALLTVSFTNGEDPYRFYNWNVTYGDIYPLGVKQQGILINGQFPGPQIDCVTNDNLIISVFNSLDEPFLISWNGVQQRRNSWQDGVFGTNCPIPPGQNFTYVLQVKDQIGSYYYFPSLAFHKAAGGYGGIKISSRPRIPVPFDPPAGDFTILAGDWFKQNHTDLKAILDGGNNLPFPDGLIINGRGSNGNTFTVDQGKTYRFRISNVGIATSINFRIQGHKMLLVEVEGIHTLQNTYSSLDIHLGQSLSVLVTADQPPQDYYIVVSTRFTSQVLSATSILHYSNSGGSVSGPPPGGPTTEVDWSLEQARSFRRNLTASGPRPNPQGSYHYGLINTTRTIRLTNSAPIINGKQRYAINSVSFLQPDTPLKVADYFKISGVFSVGSISDNPTGGGGYLQTSVMHADFRAFVEFVFENPENTLQSWHLDGYSFFVVGMDGGQWTPASRLRYNLMDTVSRCTVQVYPNSWTAIYVPLDNVGMWNVRSENWARQYLGQQFYLRVYSPVNSWRDEYPIPKNALLCGRASGRRTRPL from the exons ATGGGACTCTACACTAGTGTGTGTTGTGTCTTATTGGTTGCTTTGCTTACTGTGAGCTTCACAAATGGGGAAGATCCATATAGGTTCTACAATTGGAATGTCACCTATGGTGATATCTATCCCCTTGGTGTGAAACAGCAG GGAATATTGATAAACGGGCAATTCCCAGGGCCACAGATTGATTGTGTGACCAATGATAACCTTATTATCAGTGTTTTCAACAGCTTGGATGAACCTTTTCTCATTTCTTG GAATGGTGTGCAGCAGAGAAGGAACTCATGGCAAGATGGGGTCTTTGGCACAAATTGTCCCATTCCACCAGGACAGAACTTCACTTATGTTCTTCAAGTCAAAGATCAGATTGGAAGTTACTATTATTTTCCTTCCCTTGCATTCCACAAAGCTGCAGGAGGGTATGGTGGTATCAAGATCTCAAGTCGACCTAGAATTCCAGTGCCTTTTGATCCTCCTGCAGGAGATTTCACCATTCTGGCTGGAGACTGGTTCAAGCAAAATCACACT GATCTGAAGGCAATTTTAGATGGTGGGAATAATCTTCCCTTCCCAGACGGACTGATCATCAATGGCCGCGGATCAAATGGGAATACATTTACAGTTGATCAAG GCAAAACTTACAGGTTCAGAATATCAAATGTTGGAATTGCAACATCCATCAATTTCAGGATCCAAGGTCACAAGATGCTGTTGGTTGAGGTGGAAGGCATTCACACCTTGCAAAATACTTACAGCTCTCTTGACATTCATTTGGGACAGTCACTCTCTGTTCTGGTAACAGCTGATCAACCACCACAAGATTACTACATTGTCGTCTCTACTCGTTTCACCTCACAAGTGCTCTCCGCAACCTCCATTCTTCACTACAGTAACTCGGGAGGAAGTGTGTCTGGTCCTCCACCTGGTGGCCCAACTACTGAGGTCGACTGGTCTCTTGAACAAGCTCGATCTTTCAG GCGGAATTTGACAGCAAGCGGACCAAGGCCTAACCCTCAAGGCTCATATCATTATGGATTGATCAACACCACCAGGACAATCAGGCTTACAAATTCTGCTCCTATAATCAATGGCAAGCAAAGATATGCTATAAATAGCGTTTCCTTCCTCCAACCTGACACACCACTAAAAGTTGCTGACTACTTCAAGATCTCCGGAGTGTTCTCCGTTGGAAGCATCTCGGATAATCCCACTGGTGGCGGTGGTTATCTCCAGACTTCTGTCATGCATGCTGATTTCCGAGCCTTTGTTGAATTTGTGTTTGAGAATCCGGAGAATACTCTGCAGTCATGGCACCTTGATGGTTATAGTTTCTTTGTTGTTGG TATGGATGGTGGACAGTGGACACCAGCAAGCAGATTAAGATACAATTTGATGGACACTGTTTCTCGTTGCACCGTTCAG GTATATCCCAACTCATGGACTGCAATTTATGTGCCTTTGGACAATGTGGGAATGTGGAATGTGAGATCTGAGAATTGGGCTAGACAGTATTTAGGCCAGCAGTTCTATCTTCGTGTATACTCACCGGTAAATTCATGGAGGGATGAATATCCTATTCCGAAGAATGCTCTTCTGTGTGGTCGAGCATCAGGCCGGCGAACTCGGCCTCTGTAA
- the LOC101293518 gene encoding uncharacterized protein LOC101293518 isoform 1, whose translation MHTIWFCSVELRNVITWIELLCKMVLMRNLMNQIANMGSQDTLHQFWNSSLKAMNQTQDSSAGVGYHTGSDGLSFIENLLMLLDNSSPPTWFLLLCKWCHLCQAKYESHVELGERIPQMVGTGQIRLTKLILMPDGDCTWQSKNCSLDRLPHRTSLCNLWSYDGFLLGVIHGDDHDHQCS comes from the exons ATGCATACAATCTGGTTTTGTTCAGTGGAGCTGAGGAATGTCATCACTTGGATCGAGTTATTGTGCAAAATGGTTCTGATGAGGAACTTGATGAACCAAATAGCAAACATGGGTAGCCAAGACACATTGCACCAATTTTGGAACTCATCACTTAAAGCCATGAATCAAACTCAAGATTCAAGTGCTGGAGTTGGATACCATACTGGAAGTGATGGCTTAAGCTTCATAGAGAATCTGCTCATGTTGTTAGACAACTCATCTCCACCAACATGGTTTCTTTTGCTCTGTAAATGGTGCCATCTTTGCCAG GCCAAGTATGAATCACATGTTGAATTGGGTGAAAGAATACCACAGATGGTAGGAACTGGTCAGATCAGGTTGACCAAACTCATATTGATGCCAGACGGTGACTGCACATGGCAAAGCAAGAACTGCAGCTTAGATCGTCTTCCACATAGAACCTCTCTGTGTAATCTCTGGTCTTATGATGGATTTTTATTAGGTGTCATTCATGGTGATGATCATGATCATCAATGTTCTTAG
- the LOC101294008 gene encoding aquaporin SIP1-1-like: protein MGNLIKAAVGDAILTSLFVFVAPIMRVFTAILASFLGFQARSLIGRFITTIHATVLVLIFSMIGKLLGGASFNPSTTVSFYAAGLNPGTSLISMAVQFPAQAVGGAGGAKAILQLMPEKYEQFVKGPSLKVDLKSGAIAEGLFTFSLCFSLLWVMLKGPKNLILQIWLVKVATVGLAIVGSGYTGPSMNPANAFGWAYVNNWHNTWELFFVYWIGPLVGAVLAARVFKILFPPPETKEKKA, encoded by the coding sequence ATGGGTAATCTGATCAAAGCAGCTGTAGGAGATGCAATTCTGACTTCCCTATTTGTTTTCGTTGCCCCAATCATGCGGGTGTTCACAGCCATCTTAGCTTCATTTCTTGGATTCCAAGCAAGGTCCTTGATAGGCCGTTTCATCACCACCATACATGCCACAGTTCTAGTCCTGATATTCAGCATGATTGGCAAGCTCTTGGGTGGTGCCAGCTTCAATCCTTCCACCACTGTCAGTTTCTACGCTGCCGGCCTCAACCCGGGAACTTCCCTGATCTCTATGGCAGTTCAGTTCCCGGCTCAGGCCGTCGGCGGAGCAGGTGGCGCCAAGGCCATCCTGCAACTGATGCCTGAAAAGTATGAGCAATTTGTCAAAGGGCCTTCTCTGAAAGTGGACTTGAAAAGTGGTGCTATTGCTGAAGGGTTGTTCACTTTTTCTCTTTGTTTTTCTCTGCTTTGGGTTATGCTCAAGGGTCCTAAGAATCTTATTCTGCAAATATGGTTGGTTAAAGTGGCTACTGTGGGATTGGCTATAGTGGGGAGTGGATACACAGGGCCTTCAATGAACCCTGCTAATGCTTTTGGCTGGGCTTATGTTAATAACTGGCACAATACTTGGGAGCTCTTCTTTGTATATTGGATTGGTCCTTTAGTTGGAGCAGTTTTGGCTGCTAGAGTCTTCAAGATTTTGTTTCCTCCACCAGAAACAAAGGAGAAGAAAGCCTGA
- the LOC101293518 gene encoding uncharacterized protein LOC101293518 isoform 2, which produces MVLMRNLMNQIANMGSQDTLHQFWNSSLKAMNQTQDSSAGVGYHTGSDGLSFIENLLMLLDNSSPPTWFLLLCKWCHLCQAKYESHVELGERIPQMVGTGQIRLTKLILMPDGDCTWQSKNCSLDRLPHRTSLCNLWSYDGFLLGVIHGDDHDHQCS; this is translated from the exons ATGGTTCTGATGAGGAACTTGATGAACCAAATAGCAAACATGGGTAGCCAAGACACATTGCACCAATTTTGGAACTCATCACTTAAAGCCATGAATCAAACTCAAGATTCAAGTGCTGGAGTTGGATACCATACTGGAAGTGATGGCTTAAGCTTCATAGAGAATCTGCTCATGTTGTTAGACAACTCATCTCCACCAACATGGTTTCTTTTGCTCTGTAAATGGTGCCATCTTTGCCAG GCCAAGTATGAATCACATGTTGAATTGGGTGAAAGAATACCACAGATGGTAGGAACTGGTCAGATCAGGTTGACCAAACTCATATTGATGCCAGACGGTGACTGCACATGGCAAAGCAAGAACTGCAGCTTAGATCGTCTTCCACATAGAACCTCTCTGTGTAATCTCTGGTCTTATGATGGATTTTTATTAGGTGTCATTCATGGTGATGATCATGATCATCAATGTTCTTAG
- the LOC101294297 gene encoding aquaporin SIP1-1-like → MGSMIKAALGDAILTSMWVFSAPSMGVFTTIIASFLGVQARSLTGLFITTILATTFVLTFSLIGKLLGGASFNPSTTASFYAAGLSPGTSLISMAVRFPAQAAGGVGGAKAILQVMPSKFKHFVKGPSLKVDVKSGAVAEGLFTFSLCFALLWIILRGPKNPIVQLWLLSVATVGLVVVGGGYTGPSMNPANAFGWAYVNNWHNTWELFFVYWIGPLVGAILAARVFKVLFPPPEPKEKKA, encoded by the coding sequence ATGGGGAGCATGATCAAAGCAGCGCTGGGAGATGCAATTTTGACTTCCATGTGGGTTTTCAGTGCCCCATCCATGGGGGTGTTCACAACCATCATAGCTTCGTTTCTTGGAGTCCAAGCAAGGTCCTTGACAGGCCTTTTCATCACCACCATACTCGCCACAACTTTCGTCTTGACTTTCAGCTTGATTGGCAAGCTCTTGGGTGGTGCCAGCTTCAACCCCTCCACCACAGCCAGCTTCTACGCCGCCGGCCTCAGCCCCGGAACCTCCCTTATCTCGATGGCAGTCAGGTTCCCGGCTCAAGCGGCCGGCGGCGTAGGCGGCGCCAAGGCCATCCTGCAGGTGATGCCTAGCAAGTTCAAGCACTTTGTCAAAGGGCCTTCTCTGAAAGTTGATGTGAAAAGTGGTGCTGTTGCTGAAGGGTTGTTCACTTTTTCCCTATGCTTTGCTTTGCTTTGGATTATACTTAGAGGTCCTAAGAATCCAATTGTGCAATTATGGTTGCTTTCTGTGGCTACTGTGGGATTGGTTGTTGTGGGAGGTGGGTACACAGGGCCTTCTATGAACCCTGCTAATGCTTTTGGCTGGGCTTATGTCAATAACTGGCACAACACTTGGGAGCTCTTCTTTGTTTATTGGATTGGTCCTTTAGTTGGAGCAATTTTGGCTGCTAGGGTCTTCAAGGTTTTGTTTCCTCCACCAGAACCAAAGGAGAAGAAAGCATAA